In Massilia antarctica, the following are encoded in one genomic region:
- a CDS encoding YgjP-like metallopeptidase domain-containing protein, giving the protein MQQLKYLGAYSEQTLAQVSQLIAQNKLGEVLQQRYPAAHGVRTDKALYDYVQDLKTEFLRNADPINKVAFDSKIHVIQHALGLHTTISRVQGNKLKSKHEIRVATVFKDAPIEFLRMIAVHELAHVKEKQHDKAFYKLCCYMEPNYHQYEFDLRLYLTQLDVSGQRLW; this is encoded by the coding sequence ATGCAACAGCTCAAATACCTTGGCGCCTATTCCGAACAGACACTGGCGCAAGTCAGTCAGCTGATCGCCCAGAACAAGCTCGGCGAAGTGCTGCAACAGCGCTACCCCGCCGCCCACGGCGTTCGGACCGACAAAGCCCTGTACGACTACGTGCAGGACCTCAAGACCGAATTCCTGCGCAATGCCGATCCGATCAACAAAGTGGCCTTCGACAGCAAGATCCACGTGATCCAGCACGCGCTCGGCCTGCACACCACCATCTCGCGGGTCCAGGGCAACAAGCTCAAGTCCAAGCATGAAATCCGGGTGGCCACCGTGTTCAAGGATGCGCCCATCGAATTCCTGCGCATGATCGCCGTGCACGAACTGGCGCACGTCAAGGAAAAACAGCACGACAAGGCGTTCTACAAGCTGTGCTGCTACATGGAGCCGAACTACCACCAGTACGAATTCGACCTGAGGCTGTACCTGACGCAGCTCGACGTGTCAGGCCAGCGCCTCTGGTAA
- a CDS encoding family 43 glycosylhydrolase — translation MLKPLLAALCLALAAAPALAIELAGVKNAHDPGTITKDGDTYFNFTTSDNGIWYSTSKDLVTWSPQTKPVFATYPAWIANKITGFKGSLWAPDVIHMNGYYYLYYSVSQWGTTTSAIGVRRSASLKNPSWTDLGIVVESFGGFTEINAIDPGLLRDHDGKVYMTYGSFFGGIGVAQIDQATGKLAGSVTKILGGGHQDIEAPYITRNGGYYYLFVNRGACCKWADSTYYVEVQRATSITGPYSGVRTILPVTDGKYRGPGHVAVLKQDGCNFVSTHYYDLADGGKAKLDILKMTYSDGWPSMTRNFTSFAGCGGISDGAYAIKSRASGKVLTVAGAATANGAMVQQAADSGAKHQSWYVIAQGDGYYSIINAGSLRSLDNYGNSTTAGTPVAQWDYWAGGGQRWRFASLGAGWNTVSNQLSGMGLDVKGGSTQDNAAIIQNPLNNAASEQWALQRR, via the coding sequence ATGTTAAAACCATTATTGGCGGCGCTATGCCTCGCCCTGGCGGCCGCCCCGGCCCTGGCCATCGAACTGGCTGGCGTCAAGAACGCCCACGACCCCGGCACCATCACCAAGGATGGCGACACCTACTTCAACTTCACCACGAGCGACAACGGCATCTGGTACTCGACCTCGAAGGACCTGGTGACCTGGTCGCCGCAAACCAAACCGGTGTTCGCCACCTACCCGGCCTGGATCGCCAACAAGATCACCGGCTTCAAGGGGTCGCTCTGGGCGCCCGACGTGATTCACATGAACGGCTACTACTACCTGTACTACTCGGTGTCGCAATGGGGCACGACCACGTCGGCGATCGGCGTGCGGCGTTCGGCATCGCTGAAAAATCCGTCCTGGACCGACCTTGGCATCGTGGTCGAATCGTTCGGGGGGTTCACCGAAATCAACGCGATCGACCCGGGCCTGTTGCGCGACCATGACGGCAAGGTGTACATGACGTACGGCTCGTTCTTCGGCGGGATCGGGGTGGCGCAGATCGACCAGGCCACCGGCAAGCTGGCCGGCAGCGTGACCAAGATACTGGGCGGCGGACATCAGGACATCGAGGCGCCCTACATCACGCGCAATGGCGGCTACTACTACCTGTTCGTCAACCGCGGCGCCTGCTGCAAGTGGGCCGACAGCACCTATTACGTGGAAGTGCAGCGCGCGACCAGCATTACCGGGCCGTATTCGGGCGTGCGCACCATCCTTCCCGTCACTGACGGCAAGTACAGGGGGCCGGGCCACGTGGCGGTGCTCAAGCAGGATGGCTGCAATTTCGTCTCCACCCACTATTACGACCTGGCCGACGGCGGCAAGGCCAAGCTGGATATCCTCAAGATGACGTACAGCGACGGCTGGCCGAGCATGACGCGCAATTTCACCAGCTTCGCCGGGTGCGGGGGCATCAGCGACGGCGCCTATGCGATCAAGTCGCGCGCCAGCGGCAAGGTGCTGACGGTGGCTGGCGCGGCAACGGCCAACGGCGCCATGGTGCAGCAGGCTGCCGACAGCGGCGCGAAACACCAGTCGTGGTACGTGATCGCGCAGGGCGATGGGTATTACAGCATCATCAACGCGGGCAGCCTGCGCAGCCTGGATAACTACGGTAATTCCACCACGGCCGGCACCCCTGTCGCGCAGTGGGATTACTGGGCCGGCGGCGGGCAGCGCTGGCGTTTCGCCAGCTTGGGGGCAGGCTGGAATACGGTGAGCAACCAGTTGAGCGGCATGGGGCTCGATGTCAAGGGTGGCAGCACGCAGGATAATGCGGCCATCATCCAGAACCCGCTCAATAACGCCGCCAGCGAGCAGTGGGCGCTGCAGCGGCGCTAG
- a CDS encoding phosphate ABC transporter substrate-binding protein, with amino-acid sequence MNTPSLRRLLAACALALLACQPLHAAGSDLVVIVSAKSPVASMRADQVADIFLGQAGTFPDGAEAVALDQRIGTGLRDEFYARVTSKTPALLKAYWTKMIFTGRGQPPQEAPDSAAVRRMVADNPALIGYIDKAALDHSVKAVLVVR; translated from the coding sequence ATGAACACCCCTTCCCTTCGCCGCCTGCTGGCCGCCTGCGCCCTGGCGCTGCTGGCATGCCAGCCGCTGCACGCCGCCGGCTCGGATCTGGTGGTGATCGTCTCGGCCAAAAGCCCGGTCGCCAGCATGCGCGCCGACCAGGTGGCCGACATCTTCCTCGGCCAGGCCGGCACCTTCCCCGACGGCGCCGAAGCGGTGGCGCTCGACCAGCGCATCGGCACCGGCCTGCGCGACGAATTCTATGCCCGCGTGACCTCCAAGACGCCGGCGCTGCTGAAGGCTTACTGGACCAAGATGATCTTCACGGGGCGCGGCCAGCCGCCCCAGGAAGCGCCCGACAGCGCCGCCGTGCGCCGCATGGTGGCCGATAACCCGGCGCTGATCGGCTACATCGACAAGGCGGCGCTGGACCACAGCGTCAAGGCCGTGCTGGTGGTGCGCTGA
- a CDS encoding bifunctional diguanylate cyclase/phosphodiesterase produces the protein MNRLRARLTRLLGLGLETHISLPLFAVLLLGMIWTATDHFIGIERAAARSTARASSQELIDTYEAQMQRNLGSIDQTLKVLKYAVELKGTGGALPALSQQGLLPSGLVFVVSIADRDGLVVASNPPARVINVASQSYFAFHRDGDTNTPFVSQTLRDDANPDWHLHFTRRLNDKDGRFAGVVIVEVDPGYFTSGYERSRLGESGALGLYGTDGVFRALRIGDKVVWGQRAPPLARDSGAGQVVTNAWDGVRRYTSVRRLHGFSLTALVGLSEHESMAAFEQQRRNYLWVAGSGSALLVIIVTLVCGWSWHLTRTRRRIRRAQETYAAASEASLDAFFVMRSISAEDGAITDFVIEATNTRAEKLAGMDKPSLRGLRLSAMLPAFRDNGIFEDLIKVTLVGGVHEAEWLAELSDERTCWLHRQVVAVEGGVVAIVRDITERKVAEERIRHMAHHDELTGLPNRSLIRDRLDQAILQAQRRGRCVAVAFIDLDGFKLVNDGLGHNAGDELLKVVGARMSACVRREDTLGRFGGDEFIIILPDQADNPMAVAPILEKIRQAVTEPMLLGGQEVQVSCSMGVVIYPRDGADPNTLMMNADAAMYRAKEMGNNNFQFYAREMNASVEEKLMLLEGLRGALDEGQFHLLYQPKVDLRSGLIFGVEALIRWEHPEHGVVSPLRFIALAEESGLIVAIGDWVLHTACRQNKAWQDAGLAPIIMSVNVSPRQFEEKRLVERVAAALRESALDPGALELEVTESLIMRDLAQSVGKMRELKAMGISLSIDDFGTGYSSLSSLKSFPISTLKIDKSFVRELADNTDDQAIAMAVISLGHKLNLRVIAEGVETEQQCTFLRDNDCDEMQGYLFSRPVPPAQIAALLEEQARMQSGCDQPGAAAYPQPDAA, from the coding sequence ATGAACCGCCTGCGCGCCCGCCTCACGCGCCTGCTCGGACTCGGGCTGGAAACCCACATCTCGCTGCCCCTGTTCGCCGTGCTGCTGCTGGGGATGATCTGGACGGCCACCGACCACTTCATCGGCATCGAACGCGCGGCCGCCCGCAGCACCGCGCGCGCATCGAGCCAGGAACTGATCGACACCTACGAAGCGCAGATGCAGCGCAACCTGGGCAGCATCGACCAGACCCTCAAGGTGCTCAAGTACGCGGTCGAACTGAAAGGCACGGGCGGCGCCCTGCCGGCCCTGAGCCAGCAAGGCTTGCTGCCTTCCGGCCTGGTGTTCGTGGTCAGCATCGCCGACCGCGACGGCCTGGTCGTGGCCAGCAATCCGCCTGCGCGCGTGATCAACGTCGCGTCCCAAAGCTACTTTGCCTTCCACCGCGACGGCGACACCAACACCCCTTTTGTGAGCCAGACCCTGCGCGACGACGCCAATCCCGACTGGCACCTGCACTTCACCCGGCGCCTGAACGACAAGGATGGCCGCTTCGCCGGCGTGGTCATCGTCGAAGTCGACCCGGGCTACTTCACCAGCGGCTACGAGCGTTCGCGCCTGGGCGAGTCGGGCGCGCTCGGGCTGTACGGCACGGATGGCGTGTTCCGCGCCCTGCGCATCGGCGACAAGGTGGTGTGGGGCCAGCGCGCGCCGCCACTGGCGCGCGACAGTGGCGCCGGCCAGGTCGTGACCAACGCCTGGGACGGCGTGCGCCGCTACACCAGCGTGCGCCGCCTGCACGGCTTTTCGCTGACCGCGCTGGTCGGCCTGTCGGAACACGAATCGATGGCCGCCTTCGAGCAGCAGCGCCGCAATTACCTGTGGGTGGCCGGCAGCGGCAGCGCGCTGCTGGTGATCATCGTCACCCTGGTGTGCGGATGGTCGTGGCATCTCACGCGCACCCGGCGCCGCATCCGCCGCGCCCAGGAAACCTACGCGGCTGCCTCGGAAGCGAGCCTGGACGCCTTTTTCGTCATGCGCAGCATCAGCGCCGAGGACGGCGCGATCACCGACTTCGTCATCGAAGCAACCAACACGCGCGCCGAAAAGCTGGCCGGGATGGATAAACCGAGCCTGCGCGGGCTGCGCCTGTCGGCCATGCTGCCGGCCTTTCGCGACAATGGCATCTTCGAGGACCTGATCAAGGTCACCCTGGTCGGCGGCGTGCACGAAGCCGAATGGCTGGCCGAATTGAGCGATGAGCGCACCTGCTGGCTGCACCGCCAGGTGGTGGCGGTCGAAGGCGGCGTGGTGGCGATCGTGCGCGACATCACCGAGCGCAAGGTGGCCGAGGAACGTATCCGCCACATGGCGCACCACGACGAGCTGACCGGCCTGCCCAACCGCAGCCTGATCCGCGACCGCCTCGACCAGGCCATCCTGCAGGCGCAGCGGCGCGGGCGCTGCGTGGCGGTGGCCTTCATCGACCTCGATGGCTTCAAGCTGGTCAACGACGGCCTCGGTCACAACGCCGGCGACGAACTGCTGAAAGTCGTGGGCGCGCGCATGAGCGCCTGCGTGCGGCGCGAGGATACCCTGGGCCGTTTCGGCGGCGACGAATTCATCATCATCCTGCCCGACCAGGCCGACAATCCGATGGCGGTCGCCCCCATCCTCGAAAAAATCCGCCAGGCCGTCACCGAACCGATGCTGCTGGGCGGCCAGGAAGTGCAGGTCAGCTGCAGCATGGGCGTGGTGATATACCCGCGCGACGGCGCCGATCCGAACACCCTGATGATGAACGCCGACGCCGCCATGTACCGCGCCAAGGAGATGGGCAACAATAACTTCCAGTTCTACGCGCGCGAGATGAACGCCAGCGTGGAAGAAAAACTGATGCTGCTCGAAGGCTTGCGCGGCGCCCTCGACGAAGGCCAGTTCCATCTGCTGTACCAGCCCAAGGTGGACCTGCGCAGCGGCCTCATTTTCGGCGTCGAAGCGCTGATCCGCTGGGAGCATCCGGAGCACGGCGTCGTGTCGCCGCTGCGTTTCATCGCCCTGGCCGAGGAAAGCGGCCTGATTGTCGCCATCGGCGACTGGGTGCTGCACACGGCCTGCCGCCAGAACAAGGCGTGGCAGGATGCGGGCCTGGCGCCGATCATCATGTCGGTCAACGTCTCGCCGCGCCAGTTCGAGGAAAAACGCCTGGTCGAGCGGGTCGCCGCCGCCCTGCGCGAGAGCGCCCTGGACCCGGGCGCGCTGGAACTGGAAGTGACGGAAAGCCTGATCATGCGCGACCTGGCGCAGTCGGTCGGGAAGATGCGCGAACTGAAGGCGATGGGCATCTCGCTGTCGATCGACGACTTCGGCACCGGTTATTCGAGCCTGTCGTCGCTTAAGTCCTTCCCCATCAGCACCCTGAAGATCGACAAGTCCTTCGTGCGCGAGCTGGCCGACAACACCGACGACCAGGCCATCGCGATGGCGGTGATTTCCCTCGGCCACAAGCTGAACCTGAGGGTGATCGCCGAAGGCGTCGAGACCGAGCAGCAGTGCACCTTTTTACGCGATAACGATTGCGATGAAATGCAGGGCTACCTGTTCAGCCGCCCGGTGCCGCCGGCGCAGATCGCGGCGCTGCTGGAAGAACAGGCGCGCATGCAGTCCGGTTGCGACCAGCCTGGCGCCGCGGCTTACCCACAACCCGACGCGGCGTAA